In Crinalium epipsammum PCC 9333, the following are encoded in one genomic region:
- a CDS encoding aldehyde dehydrogenase yields MLTQQSYNTILTEQRHFFASGKTKDVAFRIEQLKLLKKVITEQEINIQNALKDDLNKSEFESYLSEIGLCLEEINYAIKHIKSWAKPQKVNTPLTQFLASSQIYSEPLGIVLIIGAWNYPFQLMILPLVGAIAAGNCAILKPSELAVNTSEVLSNIINQTFASNFIHVIEGGKETTQQLLSEKFDHIFFTGSTEVGKIVMAEAAKQLTPVTLELGGKTPCIVDANTHIEYTARRIVWGKFLNAGQTCIAPDYLLVDKKVKQDLLTNIKSCIQNFYGNNPVESPDYGRIINEKHFNRLCKLLNTGEIIIGGENNLSDRYIAPTVIDRVSWEDAVMKEEIFGPILPVIEYNDLSEAIALVNSQPKPLALYFFSNNQQKQQQILRNTSSGGVSINDTVMHTGVPDLPFGGVGASGMGSYHGKASFDTFSHKKSILNKSFLVDLKVRYAPYKEKLKLVKQLMKS; encoded by the coding sequence ACGTCATTTCTTTGCAAGCGGAAAGACTAAAGATGTTGCTTTTAGAATTGAGCAATTAAAGCTTTTAAAAAAAGTAATAACAGAACAAGAAATTAATATTCAAAATGCTTTAAAAGATGATTTAAATAAATCAGAATTTGAAAGTTATCTTAGTGAAATTGGTCTTTGCTTAGAAGAAATTAATTATGCGATCAAACATATTAAATCATGGGCAAAACCTCAAAAAGTTAATACACCCCTAACTCAGTTTCTGGCTTCATCTCAAATTTATTCTGAACCGTTGGGAATAGTATTAATTATTGGTGCTTGGAACTATCCCTTCCAACTAATGATTTTACCACTTGTGGGTGCGATCGCGGCTGGCAATTGTGCTATTTTGAAGCCTTCAGAATTAGCAGTTAATACATCTGAGGTTCTTTCTAATATTATTAATCAAACCTTTGCGTCAAACTTTATCCATGTAATTGAAGGAGGCAAAGAAACTACTCAACAATTATTATCAGAAAAATTTGATCATATATTTTTTACTGGTAGCACTGAAGTCGGCAAAATAGTGATGGCTGAAGCCGCCAAGCAATTAACACCAGTAACATTAGAACTTGGCGGCAAAACACCTTGTATCGTTGATGCTAATACTCATATTGAGTATACAGCTAGAAGAATTGTTTGGGGCAAATTCCTTAATGCTGGACAAACTTGTATTGCTCCTGATTATTTATTAGTTGATAAAAAAGTTAAACAAGATTTATTAACCAACATTAAAAGTTGCATTCAAAACTTTTACGGCAATAACCCTGTTGAGAGTCCCGACTACGGCAGGATTATTAATGAAAAGCACTTTAACCGCCTGTGTAAATTGTTGAATACTGGTGAAATTATAATTGGCGGAGAAAATAATCTATCTGACCGCTATATTGCACCCACTGTTATTGATCGGGTTAGCTGGGAAGATGCAGTGATGAAAGAAGAAATATTTGGTCCGATTTTGCCAGTTATAGAATATAACGATTTAAGTGAAGCGATCGCACTCGTCAACTCCCAGCCTAAACCTTTAGCTTTATACTTTTTTTCAAATAATCAACAAAAACAACAGCAAATTTTACGAAATACCTCCTCTGGAGGTGTAAGTATTAATGATACTGTGATGCACACTGGCGTTCCAGACTTACCATTTGGAGGGGTAGGCGCAAGTGGCATGGGTAGTTATCATGGGAAAGCTAGTTTTGATACTTTTTCCCATAAAAAAAGCATTCTCAACAAATCCTTTTTAGTTGATTTGAAGGTGAGATATGCTCCTTACAAAGAAAAGCTTAAATTAGTCAAGCAGTTAATGAAAAGTTAA